A window of Apium graveolens cultivar Ventura chromosome 8, ASM990537v1, whole genome shotgun sequence contains these coding sequences:
- the LOC141680145 gene encoding uncharacterized protein LOC141680145, giving the protein MSWSRLCAAKVQGGMGFKSLRDFNIALLGNQAWRLLSSPDKLVSRVFKVRYYPNGSFLTAKLGSSPSYIWRSVYEAQSLLSPGIGCRVGNGQDIDIINTPWLPTTANPYIHIHSASLENQKVSSLMRVGEIVWDEDLIRDLFEDRDSEIILFIPLPYGVNDSCYPIAILHKNRNDIIWKQHASGSQELVNSALSILNQWKSVQDKSFDSSLGYICPEVGQEQWHLPESNSVKINTDAALFENPSRHSYAFIIRNHYGDFVRAVTKCSVGRVAPEFAEALRIREALSWIKNNQQSNVVLETDCLQVVQMIRSSFSSLSYLGRLIVECRTMMEELSHKNVLLKFYAILCNDLRE; this is encoded by the exons ATGTCTTGGAGTAGACTTTGTGCAGCAAAAGTGCAAGGTGGAATGGGATTCAAGAGTTTAAGAGACTTCAACATTGCTCTTTTAGGTAATCAAGCTTGGAGATTACTCTCATCTCCGGATAAACTGGTCAGCCGTGTCTTTAAAGTTCGTTACTACCCTAATGGATCATTTTTAACTGCTAAGCTTGGCTCAAGTCCAAGCTATATTTGGAGAAGTGTGTACGAAGCTCAAAGTCTATTGTCTCCGGGTATTGGTTGCCGAGTTGGTAATGGGCAGGATATTGATATCATTAACACTCCCTGGCTTCCCACAACTGCAAATCCATATATTCACATACATAGTGCATCTTTGGAGAATCAAAAAGTCTCTTCACTTATGAGAGTAGGGGAAATCGTTTGGGATGAGGACTTGATAAGAGATTTGTTTGAAGATAGAGATTCCGAGATCATTCTTTTTATCCCTCTACCATATGGGGTGAATGATTCCTG TTATCCAATTGCTATCCTCCACAAG AATCGTAATGACATAATTTGGAAGCAACATGCTTCTGGATCTCAGGAGTTGGTAAATTCGGCGTTATCTATTCTTAACCAATGGAAATCTGTTCAAGACAAGAGCTTTGATAGTTCTTTGGGCTATATATGCCCAGAGGTTGGTCAAGAACAGTGGCACCTTCCCGAGTCAAATAGTGTTAAGATCAACACCGACGCTGCACTATTTGAAAACCCATCAAGACATAGTTATGCTTTCATCATCAGGAATCATTATGGTGACTTCGTTCGAGCTGTTACTAAATGTTCTGTAGGCAGGGTGGCTCCTGAATTCGCAGAGGCTTTGAGAATTCGCGAGGCTCTAAGTTGGATCAAGAACAATCAGCAGAGCAATGTAGTATTGGAGACTGATTGTCTTCAAGTGGTTCAAATGATTCGCAGCTCATTCTCAAGTCTCTCATACCTAGGTAGATTGATTGTGGAATGCAGGACTATGATGGAGGAACTAAGTCATAAAAACgttttgttaaaattttatgCCATTCTTTGTAATGATTTAAGAGAGTAA